In Leptospira stimsonii, a single window of DNA contains:
- a CDS encoding alpha-2-macroglobulin family protein, translating into MKRFQNRILWLSVCIVLVLGFAFRFPISGSPNFYLGTDRSFGPGEKPYINLEGNGRADYEFRIYKIADPQAFLSKKVKERLIQENNDGAFGNPIALFSRTMDKFERNFRSVARKEFNSSTRSALKDTLGVNYEVQPQEKTLAVSAILPEHELVSTFFVPSVASSWAYRRIPVPVQENGVYLVEGVSGSNLAYTVLVRSDLNFLVKQASSETFVYVARKDTGEPVGDVDLNLFSLENGSIFHSSKTGSDGTFLYKGNTPVKTLILAKKGGEYAVSDPEFYSSSFYGEGGARAYIYTERPVYRPGDTVYFKGVVRNFNRDDYRVVSGAAMVSIHSEDGESPLPPIPVSISGEQGTFSGEFQIPNEDSIKLGNFSLVLNFQDKTFQTEFAVEAYIKPTFLVTVNAPKSNFLQKEEINATVKARYYYGQPLSGKEVQFRVFRRPKYDYSPVGKMNFDASADYLEQAGQSDKQELVHSGSGSLDKRGFYSIKFKPNKVESDSIYTVIASVQSEDLTLDGATSFSVNRSAFFLKMEKDQAVYEPGKESKLRIKLVPYDKTLSDEARKKEIQGRKVELVLYNREIQHSSEGGRSKISKTSATTNDSGVAEVSFQIPKRGQYIVTAETEDGDGNDTKSETFFWASAVSDSIDIPFKDINLKPSKDLYSVGENAEILILSPVSNGHVVLTVEGNRIFKSQVIKMNGNALKYSVKIGPEMSPNFTLSAVQFSGSEVYKSQVRIVAPPEEKFIKVDLASGNKVYRPGDKAEIRLKTTGLGGKAVPAEISVAVVDEAIYQIREETIPNIGTFFYHPRRNNVQTTLASSYKFFGYSEEKRLKLALAKKGESGYSAIKSEEENRDRFKDTSFWNAKVKTSSDGTAVVSFVLPDNLTSWRVTAIAITSDTKVGRGQTTFVTKKDLMILGGLPRYILKGESQKVNATISNQTNRKLPVNVSLKMEGLKVIGPETATIQLEPGQNQSVQFTVQAVQDPKVKLAKLNIFASGGGLSDSIRSEIPLMVWGSPRVSSDSLGLNKGADSGVLKLNVTKELADPRLEIRLSPATLPALKQSLEYLADYPYGCVEQTMSRFYPLLSAQKAGFINSRIQKELPKMIDAGLKRVQALQRSDGGFGWFEGNSESDVLMSAYVLRALAISQKNGQIVTESLIYRARNFLYSSLEKGAVSDNVKSQVLNALSESGSLENSLVESLYKSESKLSFYGKALLGLTLFNQGKKAEASRMFKKALAESRIGKTPFLKFASYGKNPNWEEDKIEGLSTLLSLGVRLKENETVLENLASTILTNRNGYAWNNSRDTSLAVLSLSEYLTVLRETDSVAEIEIKLNGTTLKSATLSPKSEDGELFKIVVANELIHSGENRIEVIKKDGPLFYATASLFYKDRSKKISAFTNGIQVQRKYFKVKPGSDGSGVEVSESKSFSTGDIVLVELNVSKEGNPDSYFMIEDVLLPGFSFLQRDAEYLSGDRKMEYYSRQIFDDRAVFFAAGPSKDFTVRYFLRAEVGGKYKAIPARANLMYYPEVTGASSDDEIKVD; encoded by the coding sequence ATGAAGCGCTTTCAAAATAGGATTCTATGGTTGTCCGTTTGTATCGTATTGGTTTTAGGATTTGCGTTTCGATTTCCGATTTCGGGAAGTCCTAACTTTTATTTAGGAACGGATCGCAGTTTCGGGCCCGGTGAAAAACCGTATATAAACCTCGAAGGGAACGGACGCGCGGATTACGAATTTAGAATCTATAAAATTGCCGATCCTCAAGCATTTCTTTCCAAAAAAGTGAAAGAAAGACTCATTCAGGAAAATAACGATGGAGCATTCGGAAATCCGATCGCACTTTTTTCCAGGACTATGGATAAGTTCGAAAGAAATTTTCGATCGGTGGCAAGAAAGGAATTTAACTCTTCCACCCGCTCGGCTTTGAAAGATACGTTAGGCGTCAATTACGAAGTCCAGCCGCAGGAAAAGACCTTGGCTGTTTCCGCGATTCTGCCCGAACACGAGTTGGTTTCCACCTTTTTTGTTCCGAGCGTTGCTTCTTCTTGGGCTTACAGAAGAATTCCGGTTCCAGTACAGGAAAACGGGGTTTATCTCGTGGAAGGAGTTTCCGGTTCCAATCTTGCTTATACCGTTCTTGTTCGATCGGACTTGAACTTTTTAGTGAAACAAGCCAGTTCGGAAACGTTTGTTTACGTCGCAAGAAAAGATACGGGCGAACCCGTTGGCGACGTCGATCTGAATCTGTTCAGTCTGGAGAATGGAAGTATATTCCATTCTTCTAAAACAGGTTCGGATGGGACCTTTCTTTACAAAGGAAATACTCCTGTGAAAACGTTGATTCTCGCAAAAAAAGGCGGAGAGTATGCTGTCTCCGATCCGGAATTCTACTCGAGTTCGTTTTATGGAGAAGGTGGAGCCCGAGCCTATATTTATACGGAAAGACCCGTTTACAGGCCGGGCGATACCGTTTACTTTAAAGGCGTCGTTCGCAATTTCAATCGTGACGATTACAGAGTCGTTTCCGGTGCCGCGATGGTTTCCATCCATTCTGAAGACGGAGAAAGTCCGTTGCCGCCGATCCCGGTATCTATCTCAGGAGAGCAAGGTACCTTTTCCGGAGAATTTCAAATTCCGAACGAAGATTCGATCAAACTCGGTAACTTTTCTCTAGTACTGAATTTTCAAGATAAAACATTTCAAACCGAATTCGCAGTGGAAGCCTACATCAAGCCAACCTTTCTCGTTACGGTTAACGCGCCGAAATCTAATTTTCTGCAAAAGGAAGAAATCAACGCGACGGTCAAAGCAAGATATTATTACGGCCAACCTCTTTCCGGAAAGGAAGTTCAGTTCCGCGTTTTTAGAAGACCCAAATACGATTATTCTCCCGTTGGAAAAATGAACTTCGATGCGAGCGCCGATTATCTGGAGCAAGCTGGCCAGAGCGACAAACAAGAGTTAGTTCATAGTGGAAGCGGGTCTCTGGATAAAAGAGGATTTTATTCCATAAAATTTAAACCGAACAAAGTCGAGAGTGATTCGATATACACGGTGATCGCATCGGTTCAATCCGAAGACCTAACTTTGGACGGTGCAACCTCGTTTTCCGTAAACAGGAGCGCGTTCTTTTTGAAGATGGAAAAAGACCAAGCGGTATATGAACCTGGAAAGGAAAGCAAACTAAGAATCAAACTGGTTCCTTACGACAAAACGTTAAGCGACGAAGCTCGGAAAAAGGAAATCCAAGGACGCAAGGTCGAACTCGTTCTCTACAATCGGGAAATACAACATTCCTCCGAGGGTGGACGTTCCAAAATTTCTAAAACTTCCGCGACTACGAACGATTCGGGTGTAGCGGAGGTTTCGTTTCAGATTCCAAAACGAGGACAATACATCGTCACTGCGGAAACGGAAGACGGCGATGGAAACGATACAAAAAGTGAAACTTTCTTTTGGGCTTCCGCCGTATCGGATTCGATCGATATTCCTTTCAAGGATATCAATTTAAAGCCGAGCAAGGATCTTTATTCCGTAGGGGAGAATGCGGAAATCCTTATCTTAAGTCCCGTTTCCAACGGTCACGTTGTCCTTACCGTGGAAGGGAATCGTATTTTTAAAAGTCAGGTCATCAAGATGAACGGAAACGCTCTGAAGTATTCCGTAAAGATCGGTCCGGAGATGAGTCCGAATTTTACATTATCCGCGGTTCAATTTTCGGGGAGTGAAGTTTATAAGAGTCAGGTCAGAATCGTGGCTCCTCCTGAAGAAAAATTCATTAAAGTGGATTTGGCTTCCGGGAATAAAGTCTATCGACCGGGAGATAAGGCGGAGATCAGATTAAAAACAACCGGACTCGGAGGAAAGGCGGTTCCGGCGGAGATTTCCGTCGCGGTTGTAGACGAAGCGATCTATCAAATTAGGGAAGAAACGATTCCGAACATCGGGACCTTCTTCTATCATCCGCGAAGAAATAACGTCCAGACAACATTAGCTTCTTCTTATAAGTTTTTCGGTTATTCGGAAGAAAAACGTTTGAAACTGGCTTTGGCTAAAAAGGGAGAATCCGGTTATTCCGCGATCAAAAGCGAAGAAGAGAACCGAGATCGATTTAAGGATACGAGCTTTTGGAACGCAAAAGTAAAAACTTCCTCCGACGGTACTGCGGTCGTTAGTTTCGTACTACCGGATAATTTAACATCATGGAGAGTCACTGCGATCGCAATCACTTCGGATACAAAAGTGGGACGAGGACAAACGACTTTTGTAACGAAAAAAGATCTGATGATATTGGGAGGTCTTCCAAGATATATTCTCAAAGGAGAATCCCAAAAGGTAAACGCTACGATCTCTAACCAGACGAATCGAAAACTTCCTGTCAATGTCTCTTTAAAAATGGAGGGACTGAAAGTGATCGGTCCGGAAACTGCTACGATTCAATTGGAGCCGGGTCAGAATCAATCCGTTCAATTTACGGTACAAGCGGTCCAGGATCCGAAAGTTAAATTAGCAAAATTGAATATATTTGCTTCCGGAGGCGGATTATCCGATTCCATTCGATCTGAAATTCCGCTTATGGTCTGGGGATCGCCTCGGGTTAGTTCTGACAGTCTCGGATTGAATAAGGGAGCCGATTCCGGAGTTTTAAAACTGAACGTAACCAAGGAGTTGGCGGACCCGCGCCTTGAAATCCGATTGAGCCCGGCGACGTTACCGGCATTGAAACAATCTTTAGAATACCTTGCGGATTATCCTTACGGTTGCGTGGAACAGACGATGAGTCGTTTTTATCCTCTTCTTTCCGCTCAAAAAGCCGGCTTTATCAATTCTCGAATTCAGAAAGAACTACCGAAGATGATCGATGCGGGTTTAAAAAGAGTTCAAGCTCTTCAGAGAAGCGACGGCGGATTCGGTTGGTTCGAAGGGAATTCTGAAAGCGACGTTTTGATGTCCGCTTACGTTTTAAGAGCTTTGGCTATCAGCCAGAAAAATGGACAGATTGTGACAGAAAGTTTGATTTATCGAGCGCGAAACTTTCTCTATTCTTCTCTGGAAAAAGGAGCGGTTTCGGATAACGTAAAATCTCAGGTTTTGAACGCTTTGAGTGAAAGCGGATCATTAGAGAATTCTTTAGTGGAAAGTCTTTACAAATCGGAATCCAAACTGAGCTTTTATGGGAAGGCTTTGTTGGGGTTGACCTTGTTCAATCAAGGTAAAAAAGCGGAAGCTTCTCGTATGTTTAAAAAAGCGTTGGCTGAAAGCAGAATCGGAAAAACGCCGTTTCTCAAGTTCGCTTCGTACGGTAAAAATCCGAATTGGGAAGAAGACAAAATTGAAGGTTTGTCAACTCTGCTGAGTCTTGGAGTTCGACTAAAAGAAAACGAAACCGTTCTCGAAAACTTAGCTTCCACGATTCTTACCAATCGAAACGGTTATGCTTGGAATAACTCCAGAGATACTTCTTTGGCGGTTCTAAGTTTATCCGAGTATTTGACCGTCCTTAGAGAAACGGACTCCGTAGCGGAGATTGAAATCAAACTGAACGGCACGACCTTAAAGAGCGCGACCCTCTCTCCAAAATCGGAGGACGGTGAACTTTTTAAGATTGTAGTCGCAAACGAACTCATTCATTCCGGGGAGAATCGGATCGAAGTTATCAAAAAGGACGGGCCTTTGTTTTACGCTACCGCCTCCTTATTTTATAAGGATCGATCCAAGAAAATCTCCGCATTCACAAATGGAATTCAGGTACAAAGAAAATATTTTAAAGTAAAACCGGGTTCGGACGGTTCAGGAGTGGAAGTTTCAGAATCGAAATCTTTTTCTACCGGCGATATCGTATTAGTAGAATTGAATGTTTCCAAGGAAGGAAATCCGGATTCTTACTTTATGATAGAAGACGTTCTATTGCCAGGGTTTTCTTTTCTTCAAAGGGACGCCGAATATCTTTCCGGAGATCGTAAGATGGAATACTATTCTCGACAAATCTTCGACGATCGAGCGGTCTTTTTTGCCGCTGGACCTTCAAAGGATTTTACCGTTCGTTATTTTCTCAGAGCGGAAGTTGGAGGAAAATACAAGGCGATCCCGGCGAGAGCAAACCTTATGTATTACCCCGAAGTTACAGGAGCGAGTTCCGATGATGAAATCAAAGTGGATTAA
- a CDS encoding DUF3293 domain-containing protein, with protein sequence MIHLKNKIRCLYHILRSGNRLSYSLIDSYLKTRYLVFSPSLSIFAESFNPTLDLFLKEQGRTEWAYLTAANPGSKIISVEENQKRNRELRLELNAFPVFEGEGRGEDSFWNPEFSFLALGISEKDALSLGKKFQQNAILVGKIDQRSKLKFLY encoded by the coding sequence ATGATTCACTTAAAGAATAAAATCCGCTGTCTCTATCACATCCTTCGTAGCGGAAATCGTCTTTCTTATTCCTTAATCGATTCTTATTTAAAAACACGTTATTTGGTCTTTAGCCCCAGTTTGTCGATTTTTGCGGAATCCTTTAATCCCACGCTCGATCTATTCCTAAAAGAACAGGGAAGAACGGAATGGGCGTATCTGACAGCGGCTAATCCCGGTTCGAAAATCATTTCTGTCGAAGAGAATCAGAAAAGAAATCGGGAACTAAGACTCGAGTTGAACGCGTTTCCCGTTTTTGAGGGCGAAGGAAGAGGAGAAGATTCGTTTTGGAATCCGGAATTCAGTTTTCTTGCGCTCGGAATTTCGGAAAAGGACGCGCTTTCCCTTGGAAAAAAATTTCAGCAGAATGCGATCTTAGTCGGAAAGATTGATCAAAGATCTAAATTGAAATTTTTATACTAA
- a CDS encoding DUF1175 family protein has protein sequence MNRISSFIGLSIFLSFSCGPFFTPNIDSTKVRIPADGKSIAVITITNPYFGAPDSFQWDEKRESFLKLLSLENSDSKQIIRLIAGYKPGRDLLRTKFGTLIEIELFSRQGDWDEDGFPDQAELRSEEDRQAFREWFVQIALSQYLKETGSWNLKERDCSGLIRFSYKEALKKHDLLWQKKIGILLDKNIPDVREFQYPDIPSIGINLFQTGSKTFGTFADAESLAQYNSSFVSKDLESGLPGDILFFREDRGNGTNFHSMILVEENKTNPLLLYHTGSNRGIQLIRAKELRKSNRFSPETNNPSFLGLYRFRILD, from the coding sequence GTGAATCGTATTTCTTCATTCATTGGATTGAGTATTTTTTTATCCTTTTCTTGCGGTCCATTTTTCACGCCGAATATCGATTCTACAAAAGTAAGAATTCCAGCCGATGGAAAATCCATCGCTGTGATCACGATCACAAATCCTTATTTCGGAGCACCCGATTCTTTTCAATGGGATGAAAAGCGGGAATCCTTTTTGAAACTTCTCTCCTTGGAGAATTCCGATTCTAAACAAATCATACGTTTAATTGCAGGTTATAAACCGGGACGCGATTTGCTTCGCACGAAATTCGGAACTCTTATCGAGATCGAATTGTTTTCGCGACAGGGGGATTGGGATGAGGATGGATTTCCGGATCAAGCCGAACTTAGATCGGAAGAAGATCGACAAGCATTTCGAGAATGGTTTGTTCAGATCGCGCTTTCACAGTATTTAAAGGAAACGGGTTCCTGGAATCTTAAAGAAAGAGACTGTAGCGGTCTCATTCGATTCTCGTACAAAGAAGCTTTAAAAAAGCATGATTTACTTTGGCAAAAAAAAATCGGAATTCTTTTGGATAAGAATATTCCCGATGTCCGTGAATTTCAATATCCGGATATACCTTCTATCGGAATCAATTTATTTCAAACCGGTTCGAAAACCTTCGGCACGTTTGCCGATGCCGAAAGTCTAGCACAATACAATTCTTCCTTTGTTTCGAAAGACTTAGAATCCGGACTTCCGGGAGATATTTTATTTTTCAGGGAAGATCGGGGAAATGGAACGAATTTTCACTCGATGATTTTAGTGGAAGAGAATAAAACGAATCCGCTGTTATTGTATCATACAGGATCCAATCGAGGGATTCAATTGATTCGGGCGAAAGAATTGCGTAAGAGTAATCGTTTTTCCCCGGAAACTAACAATCCTTCCTTTTTAGGATTGTATCGATTTCGCATTTTAGATTGA
- a CDS encoding (2Fe-2S) ferredoxin domain-containing protein, with protein MADFYNKHIFVCENVRGEGERVSCGRTGSIQLLASLKKKVKDLSIPGKIRIQRAGCLDRCELGPVQVSYPEGRWFSLKTEEDVDIFLKYYIESEQIEKVEHLIIKENA; from the coding sequence ATGGCTGACTTTTACAACAAACACATTTTTGTTTGCGAAAACGTAAGGGGAGAAGGGGAAAGGGTTTCTTGCGGACGCACCGGTTCGATTCAGCTATTGGCTTCATTGAAGAAGAAAGTAAAGGACTTATCGATTCCCGGTAAAATAAGAATCCAAAGAGCGGGTTGTTTGGATCGATGCGAGCTCGGCCCTGTCCAAGTAAGTTATCCCGAAGGAAGATGGTTTTCTTTGAAGACCGAAGAAGACGTAGATATATTCTTAAAGTATTATATAGAATCGGAACAAATTGAAAAAGTAGAACATTTGATTATTAAGGAAAACGCATGA
- a CDS encoding LIC13259/LIC11441 family protein: MFRPFLISIGILLFLTVCTKQRAPITEPEKDALQSILLENESIHSFLMKEEGKIPELSKLETNVQALIALNGGLKSEAEKMLSSLRNKDSKDVEKFFQAYSSFSETLAESVKLAGGNGVFNKFYCPMVKKTWVLQGTKIQNPYAPEMRDCGDLVP; the protein is encoded by the coding sequence ATGTTCCGTCCGTTTTTAATATCCATCGGGATTCTTCTATTCCTTACCGTTTGTACGAAACAAAGAGCCCCCATCACAGAACCTGAAAAAGACGCCCTTCAGTCAATTTTATTAGAGAATGAATCGATACATAGCTTCCTGATGAAAGAGGAAGGAAAAATACCCGAACTCTCCAAATTGGAGACGAACGTTCAGGCTCTGATCGCATTAAACGGAGGTCTAAAATCCGAGGCGGAGAAAATGTTAAGTTCGCTCCGGAATAAGGATTCGAAGGACGTTGAAAAATTTTTCCAAGCGTATTCTTCTTTTTCCGAAACTCTCGCAGAAAGCGTGAAACTCGCGGGAGGAAACGGCGTCTTTAATAAATTTTACTGTCCGATGGTGAAAAAAACCTGGGTGTTGCAAGGTACGAAAATACAAAATCCATATGCTCCTGAAATGAGAGACTGTGGAGATCTTGTTCCCTGA
- a CDS encoding zinc-binding dehydrogenase: MNLPKTYKALELREYSENKNRAQIVEKTIRPLKNGEVLIRMHSASINPSDLMFLRGLYGIKKKLPVVPGFEGSGQVVASGGGFYGSYLKGKNVACTAPGRGDGVYAEYMITEAFSCLPIGKDLSLEQGACLYVNPITAIAMVDLAEKYGAKAIVQTAAASALGKMVVGIAARKGMKVINVVRKPEQEAALKAVGAEHILNSEASNFERQLRVLSNELKAIVCLDAVAGELTTKVLLAMPYGSRAIIYGALSEKEIPLHAGMMIFQDKKLEGFWLSTWVPQQSPYKIWKLSKELRSLAKKELKTDIAARFPLEKAVEAIDNYAANMTKGKVLIQTPFAEGK; the protein is encoded by the coding sequence ATGAACCTTCCCAAAACATACAAAGCATTAGAACTCAGAGAATACAGTGAAAACAAAAACAGAGCGCAGATCGTTGAAAAAACGATTCGTCCTTTAAAAAACGGAGAGGTCCTGATTCGGATGCATTCCGCCTCCATTAATCCTTCCGACCTAATGTTCTTACGCGGACTTTACGGTATTAAAAAGAAACTCCCGGTTGTCCCTGGTTTCGAGGGGAGCGGTCAAGTCGTTGCCTCGGGTGGAGGTTTTTACGGTTCTTATTTAAAGGGTAAGAATGTGGCCTGCACTGCGCCCGGAAGAGGAGACGGAGTTTATGCGGAGTATATGATCACGGAAGCGTTCAGTTGTCTACCGATCGGAAAGGATCTTTCTCTGGAACAAGGAGCATGTCTTTATGTAAATCCGATCACGGCGATTGCGATGGTGGATCTCGCCGAAAAATACGGAGCGAAGGCGATCGTTCAAACAGCCGCCGCAAGCGCCTTGGGAAAGATGGTCGTTGGTATCGCGGCGAGAAAGGGAATGAAAGTGATCAATGTCGTGCGTAAACCGGAACAAGAAGCCGCTTTAAAGGCGGTCGGCGCGGAACATATTCTCAATTCCGAGGCATCCAATTTTGAAAGACAACTTCGAGTCCTTTCCAACGAACTCAAGGCGATAGTTTGTTTGGACGCGGTGGCTGGAGAATTGACAACAAAGGTTTTACTTGCAATGCCTTACGGAAGCCGTGCGATCATCTACGGCGCTCTTTCCGAAAAGGAAATCCCATTACATGCAGGAATGATGATATTCCAAGATAAGAAGCTGGAAGGTTTTTGGCTTTCTACATGGGTTCCTCAGCAAAGTCCTTATAAGATCTGGAAACTTTCCAAGGAGCTGAGATCTTTGGCAAAGAAAGAACTAAAAACGGATATCGCCGCAAGATTTCCTTTGGAGAAAGCGGTGGAAGCAATCGATAACTACGCGGCAAACATGACGAAAGGAAAGGTTTTGATTCAGACTCCTTTCGCGGAAGGAAAATAG
- a CDS encoding LIC13255 family lipoprotein, with product MYFSFCKFFLQKGSRSFAIGFLFFYLFNGCYQKNTDADFYEFEDANTKLIVAYQAKDVLCNTSRRVTAFVPGRARKKDIDLCVSAVFAVSCQSWSSTSADATPATCKAIEFRY from the coding sequence ATGTATTTTTCATTTTGTAAATTTTTTTTGCAAAAGGGTTCTCGGTCTTTTGCGATAGGATTCTTGTTCTTTTATTTATTTAACGGATGTTATCAGAAGAATACGGATGCGGACTTTTACGAGTTTGAGGACGCCAATACCAAATTGATCGTAGCTTATCAAGCAAAGGACGTTCTTTGTAATACAAGTCGTAGAGTGACCGCGTTCGTGCCGGGTCGAGCCAGAAAAAAGGACATCGATCTCTGCGTGAGCGCGGTTTTTGCGGTGAGCTGTCAATCTTGGTCTTCCACTTCCGCAGACGCCACGCCTGCAACCTGCAAAGCGATCGAGTTTCGATATTAA
- a CDS encoding LEA type 2 family protein, with amino-acid sequence MRIGSVFFFGFLFFFLSCSALRENYKALQKCKFQVLSLEAQKAELISFPPVPKIIFLAKVEIENPNETEVTIHKFDLSFYVPDSSEKESELARVLSNEKIVIPPRQKKLVDLQVETLFEKKMDRNLLQIALGILQASLSGKELLFSIRGTFEYETIFGAVQIPVDEKIPLKPSKKNSIGF; translated from the coding sequence ATTCGAATCGGAAGCGTATTCTTTTTCGGATTCTTATTCTTTTTTCTTTCTTGTTCCGCGCTAAGGGAAAATTACAAGGCTCTCCAGAAATGTAAGTTTCAAGTTTTGTCTTTAGAAGCTCAAAAGGCGGAACTGATCTCTTTTCCGCCGGTTCCTAAAATTATCTTTTTAGCAAAAGTCGAAATCGAAAATCCGAACGAAACGGAAGTTACGATTCATAAATTCGATCTTTCCTTTTACGTTCCCGATTCTTCCGAAAAGGAATCGGAGTTGGCCCGCGTCCTATCGAATGAAAAAATCGTGATTCCTCCACGTCAAAAAAAATTGGTAGATCTTCAAGTAGAGACTTTATTTGAAAAGAAGATGGATCGAAACCTTCTTCAAATTGCTTTGGGGATTTTACAGGCGAGTCTTTCCGGAAAAGAACTTCTGTTTTCCATTCGAGGGACTTTCGAATACGAAACGATCTTCGGTGCGGTTCAAATACCGGTGGATGAAAAGATTCCTCTCAAACCTTCAAAGAAGAATTCAATCGGATTTTGA